In Sorghum bicolor cultivar BTx623 chromosome 10, Sorghum_bicolor_NCBIv3, whole genome shotgun sequence, one genomic interval encodes:
- the LOC8076189 gene encoding codeine O-demethylase isoform X1: protein MADESWRVPSLVQELAATVQEPPSRYLIPEQDRRDGQLAGAEMPEPVPTIDLQRLLASDDDYADEEATKLRSALQSWGFFLVTEHGIESSLMDSLVAASREFFRKPLQEKQAYSNLIEGKHWQLEGYGNEQVYTQDQILDWCDRLHLRVEPEDERNMDRWPGHPESFRGLLHEYSQSCKRVKDGILRATARLLELDDDDGIIGQFGDRGSINARFNYYPACPRPDLVLGVSPHNDACVLTLLLADEHVGGLQFHRDGTWYCVPPVHGRPLLVNVGGSLEIMSNGAFKSPVHRVVTNSQKERVSLAMFYATDLEKQVQPIAELVDEKHPARYKKIKYRDLMAAHYEYFSRRGRVIESLKV, encoded by the exons ATGGCGGACGAGTCATGGAGGGTGCCGAGCCTTGTGCAGGAGCTGGCGGCCACCGTGCAGGAGCCGCCGAGTCGGTACCTGATCCCCGAGCAGGACAGGCGCGACggccagctcgccggtgcggagATGCCGGAGCCCGTCCCGACCATCGACCTCCAACGCCTGTTGGCGTCCGACGACGACTATGCCGACGAGGAAGCTACCAAGCTGCGCTCGGCGCTGCAGAGCTGGGGGTTCTTCCTG GTCACTGAGCATGGGATCGAGAGCTCTCTGATGGATTCTCTCGTCGCTGCATCACGCGAGTTCTTCCGCAAGCCGCTGCAAGAGAAGCAAGCGTACAGCAACCTGATTGAAGGGAAGCATTGGCAGCTAGAAGGGTATGGAAATGAGCAGGTGTATACCCAGGACCAGATCCTTGACTGGTGCGACCGGCTCCATCTCAGGGTTGAGCCAGAGGACGAGAGAAACATGGATCGCTGGCCCGGACACCCTGAATCTTTCAG GGGTCTTCTGCACGAGTACAGTCAGAGCTGCAAGCGAGTCAAGGACGGGATCCTCCGGGCGACGGCGAGGCTTCTGgagctcgacgacgacgacggcatcATCGGCCAGTTCGGCGACAGGGGCTCCATAAACGCCAGGTTCAACTACTACCCAGCCTGCCCGAGGCCCGACCTCGTCCTCGGCGTCAGTCCTCACAACGACGCCTGCGTCCTGACGCTGCTCCTCGCCGACGAGCACGTCGGCGGGCTGCAGTTCCACAGGGACGGGACCTGGTACTGCGTCCCGCCCGTTCATGGCCGGCCCTTGCTGGTAAACGTCGGTGGCTCCTTGGAG ATAATGTCGAATGGGGCCTTCAAGAGCCCGGTGCACAGGGTGGTGACCAACTCTCAGAAGGAGAGGGTGTCCCTGGCTATGTTCTACGCGACGGATCTTGAGAAACAGGTCCAGCCGATCGCTGAACTTGTAGATGAGAAGCACCCAGCACGGTACAAGAAGATTAAGTACAGGGATCTTATGGCTGCTCACTATGAATACTTCTCTAGAAGGGGGAGAGTTATTGAGTCGCTGAAGGTCTAG
- the LOC8076189 gene encoding probable 2-oxoglutarate-dependent dioxygenase At5g05600 isoform X3: MADESWRVPSLVQELAATVQEPPSRYLIPEQDRRDGQLAGAEMPEPVPTIDLQRLLASDDDYADEEATKLRSALQSWGFFLVTEHGIESSLMDSLVAASREFFRKPLQEKQAYSNLIEGKHWQLEGYGNEQVYTQDQILDWCDRLHLRVEPEDERNMDRWPGHPESFRGLLHEYSQSCKRVKDGILRATARLLELDDDDGIIGQFGDRGSINARFNYYPACPRPDLVLGVSPHNDACVLTLLLADEHVGGLQFHRDGTWYCVPPVHGRPLLVNVGGSLEVR; this comes from the exons ATGGCGGACGAGTCATGGAGGGTGCCGAGCCTTGTGCAGGAGCTGGCGGCCACCGTGCAGGAGCCGCCGAGTCGGTACCTGATCCCCGAGCAGGACAGGCGCGACggccagctcgccggtgcggagATGCCGGAGCCCGTCCCGACCATCGACCTCCAACGCCTGTTGGCGTCCGACGACGACTATGCCGACGAGGAAGCTACCAAGCTGCGCTCGGCGCTGCAGAGCTGGGGGTTCTTCCTG GTCACTGAGCATGGGATCGAGAGCTCTCTGATGGATTCTCTCGTCGCTGCATCACGCGAGTTCTTCCGCAAGCCGCTGCAAGAGAAGCAAGCGTACAGCAACCTGATTGAAGGGAAGCATTGGCAGCTAGAAGGGTATGGAAATGAGCAGGTGTATACCCAGGACCAGATCCTTGACTGGTGCGACCGGCTCCATCTCAGGGTTGAGCCAGAGGACGAGAGAAACATGGATCGCTGGCCCGGACACCCTGAATCTTTCAG GGGTCTTCTGCACGAGTACAGTCAGAGCTGCAAGCGAGTCAAGGACGGGATCCTCCGGGCGACGGCGAGGCTTCTGgagctcgacgacgacgacggcatcATCGGCCAGTTCGGCGACAGGGGCTCCATAAACGCCAGGTTCAACTACTACCCAGCCTGCCCGAGGCCCGACCTCGTCCTCGGCGTCAGTCCTCACAACGACGCCTGCGTCCTGACGCTGCTCCTCGCCGACGAGCACGTCGGCGGGCTGCAGTTCCACAGGGACGGGACCTGGTACTGCGTCCCGCCCGTTCATGGCCGGCCCTTGCTGGTAAACGTCGGTGGCTCCTTGGAGGTACG ATAA
- the LOC8076189 gene encoding probable 2-oxoglutarate-dependent dioxygenase At5g05600 isoform X2, whose translation MADESWRVPSLVQELAATVQEPPSRYLIPEQDRRDGQLAGAEMPEPVPTIDLQRLLASDDDYADEEATKLRSALQSWGFFLVTEHGIESSLMDSLVAASREFFRKPLQEKQAYSNLIEGKHWQLEGYGNEQVYTQDQILDWCDRLHLRVEPEDERNMDRWPGHPESFRGLLHEYSQSCKRVKDGILRATARLLELDDDDGIIGQFGDRGSINARFNYYPACPRPDLVLGVSPHNDACVLTLLLADEHVGGLQFHRDGTWYCVPPVHGRPLLVNVGGSLEILRIPGHLRWTCTCDRDADNVEWGLQEPGAQGGDQLSEGEGVPGYVLRDGS comes from the exons ATGGCGGACGAGTCATGGAGGGTGCCGAGCCTTGTGCAGGAGCTGGCGGCCACCGTGCAGGAGCCGCCGAGTCGGTACCTGATCCCCGAGCAGGACAGGCGCGACggccagctcgccggtgcggagATGCCGGAGCCCGTCCCGACCATCGACCTCCAACGCCTGTTGGCGTCCGACGACGACTATGCCGACGAGGAAGCTACCAAGCTGCGCTCGGCGCTGCAGAGCTGGGGGTTCTTCCTG GTCACTGAGCATGGGATCGAGAGCTCTCTGATGGATTCTCTCGTCGCTGCATCACGCGAGTTCTTCCGCAAGCCGCTGCAAGAGAAGCAAGCGTACAGCAACCTGATTGAAGGGAAGCATTGGCAGCTAGAAGGGTATGGAAATGAGCAGGTGTATACCCAGGACCAGATCCTTGACTGGTGCGACCGGCTCCATCTCAGGGTTGAGCCAGAGGACGAGAGAAACATGGATCGCTGGCCCGGACACCCTGAATCTTTCAG GGGTCTTCTGCACGAGTACAGTCAGAGCTGCAAGCGAGTCAAGGACGGGATCCTCCGGGCGACGGCGAGGCTTCTGgagctcgacgacgacgacggcatcATCGGCCAGTTCGGCGACAGGGGCTCCATAAACGCCAGGTTCAACTACTACCCAGCCTGCCCGAGGCCCGACCTCGTCCTCGGCGTCAGTCCTCACAACGACGCCTGCGTCCTGACGCTGCTCCTCGCCGACGAGCACGTCGGCGGGCTGCAGTTCCACAGGGACGGGACCTGGTACTGCGTCCCGCCCGTTCATGGCCGGCCCTTGCTGGTAAACGTCGGTGGCTCCTTGGAG ATTCTGAGAATTCCTGGCCATTTGCGTTGGACATGTACTTGTGATCGAGATGCAGATAATGTCGAATGGGGCCTTCAAGAGCCCGGTGCACAGGGTGGTGACCAACTCTCAGAAGGAGAGGGTGTCCCTGGCTATGTTCTACGCGACGGATCTTGA
- the LOC110431282 gene encoding 60S ribosomal protein L23A-like, with translation MAPKAAPAKKADAKAQALKVAKAVKSGAGKKKTKKIRTSVTFHRPKTLKKARDPKYPRISTTGRNKLDQYQILKYPLTTESAMKKIEDNNTLVFIVDLKADKKKIKAAVKKMYDIQAKKVNTLIRPDGKKKAYVKLTPDYDALDVANKIGII, from the exons ATGGCTCCTAAAG CCGCTCCTGCCAAGAAGGCTGACGCCAAGGCCCAGGCCTTGAAGGTTGCCAAGGCTGTGAAGTCTGGGGCAGGCAAGAAGAAGACCAAGAAGATCCGCACTTCGGTGACATTTCACCGCCCCAAGACCCTGAAGAAGGCCAGGGACCCGAAGTACCCAAGAATCAGCACTACCGGAAGAAACAAGCTTGATCAGTACCAAATCCTCAAGTACCCACTCACCACAGAATCAGCAATGAAGAAGATTGAAGATAACAACACTCTGGTGTTCATCGTCGACCTCAAGGcagacaagaagaagatcaaggcCGCTGTCAAGAAGATGTATGACATTCAGGCAAAGAAGGTCAACACCCTGATCAG GCCTGATGGGAAGAAGAAGGCTTATGTGAAGCTGACCCCCGACTACGATGCTCTTGATGTGGCCAACAAAATTGGCATCATCTAA